A region from the Gemmatimonadota bacterium genome encodes:
- the dnaX gene encoding DNA polymerase III subunit gamma/tau gives MLALARKYRPRNFKTVAVQSHVSTTLKGAIARGRVAHGYLLCGPRGVGKTTLARVLAMALNCEDKQPDGEPCGRCASCERIWAGSASLDVVEIDAASNRGVDDARELRERAMYAPSGDDRYKVYIVDEAHMLTREAWNALLKILEEPPPRVVFVFATTEPQKIAQAAAPVLSRLQRFDFRRMSPRDIRERLGAVLAEEGVQADDDALGMIARAADGSMRDGLSLTDQVLSLGAGTVTATAVREALGLVAEDEYLAILDLVADRRAGDVFPTVSRLAEQGIDLGQFVTGLGEMLRAYLALSLGSASVEVSEAARAGLEARKGRLSPGDLLRMLNGLAELEPKFRKSTQQQLLLEALLVRFALLDRTIDLEEVLRETGGGSGGRGGASGPPARRAAPGPERAPQRGGEGYRAAPPAEAASAIRRVAEPTPAAPPERPQRADERPQPSRGATPSVATEVVADRAPRGGSGPRPVSTMDINSVVERWDDITAAVRLERPLVAAVLEHSLPTAVTATGLLTIQTDAGDEGSVPAKDLLAALIPHIAGLTRVGFAGQAAASRQATRMTAESVKSDTLAALRKKSPIIAAAIDALDLDLL, from the coding sequence GTGCTCGCCCTCGCCCGAAAGTACCGCCCGCGGAACTTCAAGACCGTCGCCGTGCAGTCGCATGTCTCGACGACGCTGAAGGGCGCGATCGCGCGTGGTCGCGTGGCGCACGGCTACTTGTTGTGCGGCCCGCGTGGCGTCGGAAAGACGACCCTCGCGCGCGTGCTGGCGATGGCACTGAATTGCGAGGACAAGCAGCCGGATGGCGAGCCGTGCGGGCGGTGTGCCTCCTGCGAGCGCATCTGGGCGGGGAGTGCCTCACTCGACGTGGTGGAGATCGACGCGGCGTCCAATCGTGGGGTGGACGATGCCCGCGAGCTTCGCGAACGCGCGATGTACGCGCCGTCGGGCGATGACCGGTACAAGGTCTACATCGTCGATGAGGCCCACATGCTCACGCGTGAGGCCTGGAACGCCCTCCTGAAGATCCTCGAGGAGCCGCCGCCACGTGTGGTCTTTGTGTTCGCGACGACGGAGCCACAGAAAATCGCGCAGGCGGCGGCACCGGTCTTGTCCCGTCTGCAGCGGTTCGACTTCCGGCGCATGAGCCCCCGCGATATCCGGGAACGGTTGGGAGCCGTGCTCGCGGAGGAAGGGGTCCAGGCGGACGACGACGCCCTGGGGATGATCGCCCGCGCGGCCGACGGCTCCATGCGGGACGGCCTGTCGCTCACGGACCAGGTGCTATCGTTAGGCGCGGGGACCGTGACGGCGACCGCGGTGCGCGAGGCGCTCGGCTTGGTCGCGGAGGACGAATACCTCGCCATTCTTGACCTCGTGGCCGATCGGAGGGCCGGTGATGTCTTTCCCACGGTCTCCCGCCTCGCGGAGCAGGGGATCGACCTTGGCCAGTTCGTCACCGGGCTCGGAGAGATGCTGCGGGCGTACCTGGCCCTGTCCCTGGGGTCCGCGAGCGTGGAAGTGAGTGAGGCCGCGCGCGCCGGCCTCGAGGCACGCAAGGGACGGCTTTCCCCCGGCGACCTCCTCCGGATGCTCAACGGCCTCGCCGAGCTAGAGCCCAAGTTCCGGAAGAGCACGCAGCAACAGTTGCTGCTCGAGGCGCTCCTGGTCCGCTTCGCCCTGCTCGACCGCACCATCGACCTCGAGGAAGTGCTCCGCGAGACCGGTGGTGGCAGCGGGGGCAGAGGGGGAGCGAGCGGCCCGCCGGCACGGCGCGCGGCCCCGGGGCCGGAGCGAGCACCCCAGCGCGGTGGTGAGGGCTATCGGGCGGCTCCGCCGGCCGAAGCCGCCTCTGCCATCCGGCGCGTCGCTGAACCGACCCCCGCGGCTCCCCCGGAGCGCCCCCAGCGGGCAGACGAGCGGCCGCAGCCCTCCCGAGGGGCCACACCGTCGGTGGCGACGGAAGTCGTGGCTGACAGGGCTCCCAGGGGCGGCAGCGGGCCGCGCCCCGTTTCGACCATGGACATCAATTCCGTGGTCGAGCGATGGGACGACATCACGGCGGCGGTGCGACTTGAACGTCCCCTCGTTGCCGCGGTCCTTGAGCACTCCCTGCCGACCGCTGTTACGGCGACCGGGCTCCTGACCATCCAGACCGATGCCGGCGACGAGGGTTCGGTTCCGGCGAAGGACCTTCTTGCCGCGCTCATCCCGCACATCGCCGGTCTCACCAGGGTCGGGTTTGCCGGGCAGGCCGCGGCCTCGCGCCAGGCAACCCGGATGACCGCGGAGTCGGTGAAGTCAGACACCCTCGCCGCCCTTCGCAAGAAGTCGCCGATCATTGCGGCGGCGATCGACGCGCTCGACCTCGACCTCCTCTAG
- a CDS encoding YbaB/EbfC family nucleoid-associated protein produces MADLFKILQQAQQVQSKMEQLQEELGRLTVTGSAGGGMVSVEADGKGNIKKVKIDPAAVNPADVEMLEDLVVVAITEAQKRAAEKAKDATQAEMGKLTGGLNLPFKLPF; encoded by the coding sequence ATGGCCGACCTTTTCAAGATCCTGCAGCAGGCGCAGCAGGTGCAGTCAAAGATGGAGCAACTTCAGGAAGAGCTTGGCAGGCTTACAGTTACGGGCTCGGCCGGAGGTGGTATGGTAAGTGTCGAGGCCGACGGCAAGGGGAATATCAAGAAGGTCAAGATCGACCCCGCAGCCGTGAATCCGGCCGATGTGGAGATGCTCGAGGACCTGGTGGTCGTCGCCATTACCGAGGCCCAGAAGCGGGCTGCGGAGAAGGCGAAGGACGCCACCCAGGCGGAGATGGGGAAGCTCACCGGCGGGCTGAACCTGCCGTTCAAGCTCCCCTTCTAG
- the recR gene encoding recombination protein RecR, which produces MSAIDALATELARLPGIGRKTALRLTYHLLKQPPDQVQRLAHALSVLRERIHPCSSCYNLTEEAECAICRDPRRDGTLICAVEEAADISAIERAGEYRGRYHVLGGRISPLDGVGPGQLTVRELERRVAAGGVTEVIVATNPSVEGEATALYIQQSLAPYRVRVSRIARGLPLGGDLEFADGGTIAQALFARREMT; this is translated from the coding sequence ATGTCCGCCATCGACGCGTTGGCGACCGAGCTGGCCCGGCTCCCGGGGATCGGGCGGAAGACCGCACTCCGGCTGACCTACCACCTGCTCAAGCAGCCGCCGGACCAGGTGCAGCGTCTCGCACACGCGTTATCGGTGCTCCGCGAGCGGATCCACCCCTGCTCGAGCTGCTATAACCTCACGGAGGAGGCCGAATGTGCCATTTGCCGGGATCCGAGGCGTGACGGAACGCTCATCTGCGCCGTCGAAGAAGCAGCGGATATCAGTGCGATCGAGCGGGCGGGGGAGTACCGTGGTCGGTACCATGTGCTGGGGGGCAGGATCTCGCCCCTGGACGGCGTGGGTCCCGGCCAACTGACGGTTCGGGAGCTCGAGCGACGGGTCGCCGCGGGAGGGGTCACGGAGGTCATCGTGGCTACCAACCCGAGCGTGGAAGGGGAGGCAACGGCGCTGTACATCCAGCAGTCGCTCGCCCCATACCGTGTTCGGGTTTCGCGCATCGCTCGCGGACTTCCCCTGGGGGGAGACCTCGAGTTCGCGGACGGTGGCACGATCGCGCAGGCGTTGTTCGCCCGGCGCGAGATGACCTAG
- a CDS encoding roadblock/LC7 domain-containing protein gives MNFGATSWSLSEADHTSIGQVLQRFLFDSKARCALLVDKSGQLITTTGERPAFDVTAFATLAAADFAANDQLARLIGERDFSTLFHQGERESMLLADVSRRVILVVLFDHRTTLGMVKLKLRGAVDELGRLFERMFSAGLKKPAGSAPALLGDIEDEIDRLFQ, from the coding sequence ATGAACTTCGGTGCCACCAGCTGGTCCCTTTCAGAAGCCGATCACACCTCCATCGGGCAGGTGTTGCAGCGGTTCCTCTTTGACAGCAAGGCGCGGTGTGCCTTGCTGGTCGACAAGAGTGGGCAGCTCATCACCACGACGGGCGAGCGCCCGGCTTTTGACGTGACAGCGTTCGCGACCCTCGCCGCGGCGGACTTCGCCGCGAACGACCAATTGGCGCGCTTGATCGGGGAGCGGGACTTCTCGACCCTGTTTCACCAGGGCGAACGCGAATCCATGCTCCTGGCCGATGTCTCCCGACGGGTGATCCTTGTCGTGCTGTTCGACCATCGCACGACCCTCGGCATGGTGAAGCTCAAGCTGCGCGGTGCGGTGGATGAACTGGGGCGCCTCTTCGAGCGCATGTTCTCGGCCGGCCTCAAGAAGCCGGCGGGTTCCGCGCCGGCCCTCCTCGGTGACATCGAGGATGAAATCGACCGTCTCTTCCAGTAG
- a CDS encoding gliding-motility protein MglA has protein sequence MSMINYASREINCKIVYYGPGLGGKTTNLEHVYQKVSPNTRGKLISLATESERTLFFDFLPVDLGTIRGFKTRFHLYTVPGQVYYNASRKLILKGVDGVVFVADSQMDRMEANQESMQNLYDNMQEYGLDLTRIPFVIQYNKRDLPNAAALGELQSALNPGWEVTDPVRKRAVPDAYHAGEYLVQQLPTGEWVERAPYFEAVAVTGDGVFDTLKAVSKLVLKSLS, from the coding sequence ATGTCGATGATCAACTACGCCTCGCGCGAGATCAACTGCAAAATCGTGTATTACGGCCCCGGGCTCGGCGGCAAGACCACCAACCTGGAGCATGTCTACCAGAAGGTGTCGCCCAATACCCGCGGCAAGCTCATCTCCCTGGCCACCGAGTCCGAGCGCACCCTCTTCTTCGACTTTCTCCCCGTTGACCTGGGGACCATCCGCGGCTTCAAGACCCGCTTTCACCTGTACACGGTGCCGGGGCAGGTGTACTACAACGCCAGCCGGAAGCTCATCCTCAAGGGGGTCGATGGCGTGGTGTTTGTCGCCGATTCCCAAATGGACCGGATGGAGGCGAACCAGGAGTCGATGCAGAACCTGTATGACAACATGCAGGAATACGGCCTCGACCTCACCCGGATCCCCTTCGTGATCCAGTACAACAAGCGTGACCTGCCCAACGCCGCCGCCCTCGGCGAGCTGCAGTCCGCCCTGAATCCGGGCTGGGAAGTGACCGACCCGGTACGAAAGCGGGCGGTGCCGGATGCGTATCATGCCGGGGAGTACCTCGTGCAGCAGCTGCCGACCGGGGAATGGGTGGAACGGGCCCCTTACTTTGAGGCGGTGGCAGTGACGGGGGACGGAGTCTTCGATACCTTGAAGGCAGTTTCGAAGCTGGTCCTGAAGTCGCTGTCCTGA
- a CDS encoding CDP-alcohol phosphatidyltransferase family protein, which translates to MNLPNAITLSRIAATPVIVALIFNAGWVPRFSAWVLFVVAAVTDYVDGKLARDRGLVTNLGKVLDPLADKLLLLATLFPMYWLTRDVALLASTPGPDDWAAAGTIGPIVQNAKIAWPFVTPIGLVGAPLWIIGIVLGREAFMTFFRHYAQRRGIVIAAIGPAKWKTAFQSIWAGAAFFWYFAAAAAAEHRWQSDAWHAFAHFNGIVGALSMVGAVSLTVYSLWLYLQRYGPLVLAQRPRP; encoded by the coding sequence ATGAACCTCCCCAACGCGATCACGCTGAGCCGCATAGCCGCGACCCCCGTGATCGTGGCGTTGATCTTCAACGCGGGTTGGGTGCCGAGGTTCAGCGCGTGGGTCCTGTTTGTGGTGGCCGCGGTGACGGACTACGTGGACGGCAAGCTCGCGCGGGACCGGGGGCTCGTCACCAACCTGGGAAAGGTGCTGGACCCACTCGCCGACAAGCTCCTCCTCCTGGCGACGCTGTTCCCGATGTATTGGCTCACGCGCGACGTCGCCCTCCTGGCGTCCACGCCAGGGCCTGACGACTGGGCGGCCGCCGGCACCATCGGCCCCATCGTCCAGAACGCCAAGATCGCCTGGCCGTTCGTGACGCCGATCGGGCTGGTGGGGGCCCCGCTCTGGATCATTGGCATCGTCCTCGGGCGCGAAGCCTTCATGACATTCTTCCGCCACTACGCCCAGCGCCGCGGGATCGTCATTGCCGCCATCGGGCCGGCCAAATGGAAGACCGCGTTCCAGTCGATCTGGGCCGGCGCTGCCTTTTTTTGGTATTTCGCCGCGGCCGCGGCTGCTGAACACCGGTGGCAGAGTGACGCGTGGCACGCCTTCGCCCACTTCAACGGCATTGTCGGCGCGCTATCGATGGTGGGGGCCGTCTCCCTGACCGTGTACTCCCTGTGGCTCTACCTGCAGCGGTACGGGCCGCTCGTCCTCGCGCAGCGTCCCCGACCCTGA
- a CDS encoding competence/damage-inducible protein A, whose amino-acid sequence MRAVEIVTIGDELLLGFTIDTNGAWLARQLGELGIPVTRRGSVGDERAAMTAAVQDALERTGAVITTGGLGPTADDITKPAIAALFGRDLYFDEAQWEHIRTLWRTRRGTEPPEVNRQQVMLPVGCHVLVNRHGTAPGIWLEDDRGRWVAMLPGVPREMRGIYTDELGPRLASRIGPAGLPIRSTTIRTTGIAESALPERLGDAARGVLGLSLAYLPGQEGVDLRLTARGLSADVAEVRLGEAARVLEERVGTPVYARGATDLAEVVLNLCRSGGLTLAVAESCTGGLLGERLTSIAGASDVFLGGVIAYANEVKEQVLGVDASVLLAHGAVSQEVARAMASGARARTGAAVGVGITGIAGPGGGTPEKPVGTVCIAVDISGHEPMAIRGQMIGDRAEIRFRATQAALDIVRRQLASVR is encoded by the coding sequence GTGCGCGCAGTAGAAATCGTCACCATCGGCGATGAACTCCTCCTCGGGTTCACAATCGACACCAACGGCGCCTGGCTCGCGCGACAGCTGGGTGAGCTTGGCATCCCGGTCACGCGCCGTGGATCGGTAGGAGACGAGCGCGCCGCCATGACCGCCGCCGTGCAGGACGCCCTGGAGCGCACCGGGGCCGTCATCACCACCGGGGGACTCGGCCCCACCGCAGACGACATCACCAAGCCGGCTATCGCCGCGTTGTTTGGTCGCGACCTGTATTTCGACGAGGCGCAGTGGGAGCACATCCGCACCCTATGGCGCACCCGTCGCGGGACCGAACCGCCCGAGGTCAACCGCCAGCAGGTGATGCTTCCGGTAGGTTGTCACGTCCTGGTCAACCGGCACGGGACCGCCCCGGGAATCTGGCTCGAGGACGATCGCGGGCGATGGGTGGCGATGTTGCCGGGAGTCCCCCGCGAAATGCGCGGTATTTACACCGACGAATTGGGGCCACGCCTCGCGTCGCGCATTGGGCCGGCCGGGCTTCCGATCCGGTCGACCACCATCCGCACCACCGGGATCGCCGAAAGTGCGCTCCCAGAGCGCCTGGGCGACGCGGCGCGCGGGGTCCTCGGACTTTCGCTGGCGTACCTCCCGGGTCAGGAAGGGGTGGACCTCCGGCTCACCGCCCGCGGCCTCAGCGCTGACGTGGCCGAGGTGCGGCTCGGCGAGGCTGCACGGGTCCTCGAAGAGCGCGTCGGAACCCCGGTCTATGCCCGAGGGGCCACGGATCTGGCCGAGGTGGTATTGAACCTGTGCCGGAGCGGTGGCCTGACCCTCGCCGTGGCCGAGTCGTGCACCGGGGGCCTGCTGGGTGAACGGCTCACATCAATCGCAGGGGCGAGTGACGTCTTCCTCGGTGGGGTGATCGCCTATGCCAACGAGGTCAAGGAACAGGTGCTCGGCGTCGATGCGTCGGTGCTGCTCGCGCATGGGGCGGTGAGCCAGGAGGTGGCGCGGGCAATGGCGTCGGGCGCTCGCGCGCGGACCGGGGCCGCAGTGGGGGTGGGAATCACCGGGATTGCAGGGCCCGGCGGTGGCACCCCTGAGAAGCCGGTAGGCACGGTCTGCATCGCGGTCGATATCTCTGGGCATGAGCCGATGGCGATCCGGGGGCAGATGATCGGCGACCGTGCGGAAATCCGCTTTCGCGCCACCCAGGCCGCGCTCGATATCGTGCGCCGGCAACTCGCCTCAGTCCGCTAG
- a CDS encoding nucleotide exchange factor GrpE, producing MQSSPAEGEGGGSDTGISGDPVAEWKAAYEEQRDKYLRLAADHENFRKRAAKERLEAGVRGQGELIGSLVELLDDLGRFSQVDPSTTDARTVVDGVSMVEKKAMKALTTQGLEVVNPVDQPFDPALHDAVATEPAESEGHDQTVARVYQCGYVFKGQMLRPARVVVRQWNG from the coding sequence GTGCAGTCCTCCCCCGCCGAAGGAGAGGGCGGAGGGAGTGACACCGGTATTTCCGGTGACCCCGTGGCCGAATGGAAGGCCGCGTACGAAGAGCAGCGGGACAAGTACCTGAGGCTCGCCGCAGACCACGAGAACTTCCGCAAGCGTGCGGCCAAGGAACGGCTGGAGGCCGGCGTCCGGGGCCAGGGCGAGTTGATCGGAAGCTTGGTGGAGTTGCTGGATGACCTTGGCCGGTTCTCCCAGGTCGATCCGTCGACGACGGATGCGCGCACCGTGGTGGATGGTGTGTCGATGGTCGAGAAGAAGGCCATGAAGGCGCTCACGACGCAGGGGCTCGAAGTGGTGAACCCGGTCGACCAGCCCTTCGACCCGGCGCTGCACGATGCCGTGGCGACCGAGCCCGCCGAGTCCGAAGGGCACGACCAAACGGTGGCCCGCGTGTACCAGTGCGGCTACGTCTTCAAGGGGCAGATGCTGCGGCCCGCGCGGGTGGTGGTACGTCAGTGGAACGGCTGA
- a CDS encoding J domain-containing protein encodes MAPRDYYTVLGVSSTATPDEIKKQYRRLAKKYHPDANASDPKAAERFKEISEAYAVVGDADKRKQYDDMRRMGSFGGFGGGAGSGTRPRPGTSTPPGAGPGAGRYQDFDVGGLGGLGDLFSSMFGGSGKGGRTRAPEAGHTIESTLEVPFRVAAAGGKVPIELDVNDDCDSCGGSGAAPGATLAACPECKGRGVISFGQGGFAVNRPCPLCAGRGQVPTERCATCNGAGEVRARRKVVVTVPPGADTGTKIRLKGQGTKGSNGGPPGDLIITLQVHEDRFYSREGTDLVATVPLNIAQATLGTRITVRTLDGKKVTLKVPPGTGSGKRFRVRGQGIEKDGQRGDLIVETGIAVPEALTEEQEAQFKAFAESAGLKF; translated from the coding sequence ATGGCCCCACGCGACTATTACACCGTGCTCGGCGTGTCGTCCACCGCGACCCCCGACGAGATCAAGAAGCAGTACCGCCGACTCGCCAAGAAGTATCACCCGGACGCCAACGCGTCGGATCCCAAGGCGGCGGAACGCTTCAAGGAGATCTCCGAGGCGTATGCGGTGGTGGGCGACGCCGACAAGCGCAAGCAATACGACGACATGCGGCGCATGGGGTCGTTTGGTGGGTTCGGCGGTGGCGCGGGGTCGGGCACGCGCCCGCGTCCGGGCACGTCGACCCCGCCCGGCGCTGGGCCGGGTGCCGGCCGCTACCAGGACTTTGACGTCGGTGGCCTCGGCGGGCTTGGCGACCTGTTCTCCTCCATGTTTGGGGGGAGTGGCAAGGGCGGGCGCACGCGCGCCCCGGAAGCCGGGCACACCATCGAGAGCACCCTCGAGGTCCCGTTCCGTGTGGCCGCGGCCGGGGGAAAGGTGCCCATTGAGCTGGACGTCAACGACGACTGCGACAGCTGCGGGGGGTCGGGCGCGGCACCCGGGGCCACCCTCGCGGCCTGTCCGGAGTGCAAGGGGCGCGGCGTCATCTCGTTTGGCCAGGGTGGGTTCGCCGTCAATCGACCGTGTCCACTCTGTGCCGGTCGAGGCCAGGTTCCAACCGAGCGCTGCGCGACCTGCAATGGCGCCGGCGAAGTGCGCGCGCGCCGCAAGGTCGTCGTGACCGTGCCCCCGGGCGCGGACACGGGCACCAAGATCCGGCTGAAGGGACAGGGCACCAAGGGGAGCAACGGCGGGCCGCCCGGCGACCTGATCATCACGTTGCAGGTCCACGAGGACCGGTTCTATTCGCGCGAGGGCACCGACCTTGTCGCGACCGTCCCGCTGAACATCGCGCAGGCCACGTTAGGCACGCGGATCACCGTTCGCACGCTGGACGGGAAGAAGGTCACCCTCAAGGTCCCTCCGGGCACGGGGAGCGGAAAGCGGTTCCGGGTCCGTGGCCAGGGGATCGAGAAGGACGGACAACGGGGCGACCTGATCGTCGAGACCGGGATCGCCGTGCCTGAGGCGCTCACGGAGGAGCAGGAAGCGCAGTTCAAGGCGTTTGCCGAGTCCGCCGGCCTGAAGTTCTAG
- a CDS encoding glycerophosphodiester phosphodiesterase, which produces MTSAAPLIIAHRGASGELPEHTLEAYDRAITQGADIVEPDVVSTKDGVLVARHENEIGGTTDVATKFPGRQRTGVVDGVTVTGWFVEDFTLAELKTLRTRERLASRSHANDGTFLVPTLDEVLALVRRRERETGRVIGVYPETKHPSHFRSIGLPLEDRLLAVLANHGFTGRDDAVFIQSFEVGNLKALRERTSIRLIQLVDGAGSPWDQRGAGGRTYAAMVTPAGLREVATYAFGLGPAKALVQPVSREGTLLPPTTLVRDAHAAGLAVHVWTMRSDAPFLARAFNGDPLAEWKLFASLGVDGIFGDFPGDGVRALRPLPAP; this is translated from the coding sequence ATGACGTCAGCAGCTCCCCTCATCATCGCGCATCGCGGCGCCAGCGGCGAGCTTCCCGAGCATACGCTCGAAGCCTACGACCGCGCGATCACGCAGGGCGCCGACATCGTGGAGCCAGACGTAGTCAGCACCAAGGACGGTGTGCTCGTCGCCCGCCACGAAAACGAGATCGGGGGAACGACCGACGTCGCGACGAAATTCCCGGGGCGACAGCGAACGGGCGTCGTCGATGGCGTGACCGTCACCGGGTGGTTTGTCGAGGATTTCACGCTTGCTGAACTGAAGACCCTCCGCACCCGCGAACGCCTGGCGTCCCGCTCCCACGCGAATGATGGGACGTTCCTGGTGCCAACCCTCGACGAGGTGCTGGCGCTCGTCCGGCGGCGCGAACGGGAAACGGGGCGCGTGATCGGCGTGTATCCGGAGACCAAGCACCCGTCACACTTCCGCTCGATCGGGCTCCCGCTCGAGGATCGCCTGCTGGCCGTCCTTGCCAACCATGGCTTCACCGGTCGCGACGACGCGGTTTTCATCCAATCGTTTGAGGTCGGGAACCTCAAGGCGCTGCGGGAGCGCACCTCCATTCGCCTGATCCAGTTGGTGGATGGGGCAGGGTCGCCCTGGGACCAACGGGGCGCCGGTGGGCGAACGTATGCGGCGATGGTTACGCCGGCCGGGTTGCGTGAGGTCGCGACCTATGCGTTCGGTCTCGGGCCGGCGAAGGCACTCGTGCAGCCGGTCTCGCGCGAGGGCACCCTCCTGCCCCCGACGACCCTCGTGCGCGACGCGCATGCCGCCGGGCTCGCGGTGCATGTCTGGACGATGCGCTCGGATGCCCCGTTCCTCGCTCGTGCCTTCAACGGCGATCCGCTCGCCGAGTGGAAGTTGTTCGCGTCGTTAGGTGTCGACGGGATCTTCGGCGACTTCCCGGGGGACGGGGTGCGGGCGCTGCGGCCCTTACCCGCCCCGTGA
- a CDS encoding beta-lactamase family protein, translating to MRRLHFGLLALVGCAPATPASDCIAASARDSLIAVLSRAHARNPVPGISGAMYAPSRWPAPVAAAVGFADREARRPMTTSDRLLAGSVGKTMWAAMALRLAARGAVDLDAPIDSFLRVPRASRITPRMLLLHTTGYPEYDAPFMEALIRDPLRARGPDDWFGVLERATLSDTGKVRYSDLNYVVLAAVLDQVIRADSYQWIADTLFRAAGLTASTGARAAQIDGLAVGYDGPRGLFGQARLMHDGRLVYNPQFEWGGGGWVSTPSDLARWFAGWRLGVLFPDSLWPAITARPSGLPDSVTTWKGLGVDVVTRGNRVDVYHTGYIPGYLSFVRWFEPEGVAIAVQVNSSDDAQLPQDPMEWLDELAAAFRASCTAPSRGG from the coding sequence GTGCGACGACTCCACTTCGGCCTCCTTGCGCTCGTCGGTTGTGCCCCGGCGACCCCCGCATCCGATTGCATCGCGGCTTCGGCCCGCGACTCCCTCATCGCCGTGCTCTCGCGTGCGCACGCGCGCAATCCGGTGCCCGGGATCTCCGGGGCGATGTATGCCCCGTCCCGATGGCCGGCGCCGGTGGCTGCGGCCGTGGGATTTGCCGACCGCGAAGCGCGGCGCCCCATGACGACGTCCGACCGGCTGCTCGCCGGGAGCGTCGGCAAGACCATGTGGGCGGCGATGGCGCTGCGGCTCGCCGCGCGCGGCGCCGTGGACCTGGATGCGCCGATCGACTCCTTCCTGCGCGTCCCGCGCGCGTCAAGGATCACGCCGCGGATGTTGCTGCTGCACACGACCGGATACCCGGAGTACGATGCCCCCTTCATGGAGGCGTTGATCCGCGATCCCCTCCGTGCGCGCGGCCCCGACGACTGGTTTGGCGTCCTGGAGCGCGCGACGCTCTCGGATACGGGGAAGGTCCGGTACAGTGACCTGAACTACGTGGTCCTCGCAGCGGTGCTGGACCAGGTGATCCGAGCCGATTCCTACCAGTGGATTGCCGACACGTTGTTTCGCGCGGCCGGGTTGACCGCGAGCACCGGCGCCCGTGCCGCGCAGATCGACGGCTTGGCCGTGGGCTACGACGGTCCGCGCGGGCTCTTTGGGCAGGCGCGGCTCATGCACGATGGCCGACTGGTGTACAACCCGCAATTCGAGTGGGGTGGCGGCGGGTGGGTCTCCACCCCCTCCGACCTCGCGCGCTGGTTCGCCGGCTGGCGTCTTGGCGTGTTGTTCCCGGACAGCTTGTGGCCCGCCATCACGGCTCGCCCCAGCGGCCTCCCCGATAGCGTCACCACCTGGAAGGGGCTCGGGGTTGACGTCGTGACGCGTGGGAACCGGGTGGATGTGTACCACACGGGCTACATCCCCGGTTACCTCAGCTTCGTGCGATGGTTCGAGCCGGAGGGTGTCGCCATCGCCGTGCAGGTCAACTCGAGTGACGACGCCCAGCTGCCTCAGGACCCCATGGAGTGGCTGGACGAACTCGCGGCCGCCTTCCGAGCCAGCTGCACTGCCCCGTCACGGGGCGGGTAA